The nucleotide sequence TCCTGAATGGCCGCGGCCGCCTCGCGCACCTGCTGTTGCGAACTGAAATCGGCCACAATCAGCGAAACGACATCGTTACCCGTTTGCGCCTTTATGTCTTCCTGCGCGGCAGTCCCGCGTCCCTCGTTCCGGCACACCAGCACCACCGTTGCCCCCATGCGCGCCAAAGCGAGGGCAGTCTCCTTGCCAATGCCGGAGTTTGCGCCGGTGACCGCACAGACTTTGCCCCGCATATCGACTTCGATGGGTGCAAGCTCAGTTCGGCGCGTGCGGCCAATGGCTCTGAGGCCCACGCCTAGGTTGGAAGCTGCGGCCCGTACTCTCGTTAACATTAGTGAACTTTCAAACTATCGTGCACATTCAATTGGCGACGGAAACAATCCGGCGTGTTGAATTGGCGGCTACTGGGATTCGAATGCTGTTTTCTGTCTCATAGAATGAGGATCGCATAGTCCGTCATTACGGCGAAGAGCCTGCCCCGTGCTTGATATGGGGCCGGAATCCCACTCCTCGGATTCACTGGACTCCGGCTTTGGCCGGAGAAACGTGGCGCCTAATGCCTTACGTCAATCTGCCAGTACTCAGTATGCGCGCCGGGTTGGTTCTGGTTGCGCATGTCGGCATCGGGCACGTGCACTGCATCCCGCACCGGCAGGTCGTCGTCATCCAGATACTTCCCGCCGCGGGCCCGTTGCCGGCGTACAAGCTCATCCCGCAGCTCTTCTTTCTTGGCGGCGGCGCTACGCTCGTAGGCAAGGTTCCGCGCTTCTTGCGGATCCGCCTCCAAGTCAAAGAGCAGCTCGGCGGGACCCTCGGGATAGTACATATACTTCCAACGGCCGTCCGTAAGCGCCAGATAGACACAGCCCAGGTGCAAGTCCTTGCCGGTGGGCCCCGGGCCGTTCATGCCTTCCAGGTACTTTCGCGGCGATTCATGCTCGCCCCGCGCCACGGCGACGAGATCTTGGCCGTCGGTGTCAGCCGGTGGTTCGCCTCCCGCCGCTTTTAGCAGCGTGGGCAGTATGTCGGCATGGGTGACCGGCGACGACACCTGCGTACCGTGGCAACGGTTGTCCCAGCTACTTGGCAGGCGCATAGCAAAGGGCACGTGCGCCGACGGCTCGTGAAAGTGGCTCTTGGCGCCCGCGCGGTGGTCGCCCAGAAACTCGCCGTGATCGGAAGTATAGACGATGAGTGACTCGTGATAGAGCGCCAGGTCTTCCAAGGCGCTGTAGACGCGCGCCATGTTGTAGTCAATCTGCGTAATCAAACCGTAGTACGCTGAGCGCGCCTCACGAATAACCTCCGGCGATAGAAGGTCGTACGTGCGGCGCTTCTGCTGCTTGGCAAAAGCCGGCGGGCACTCCTCTGTTTCCCGCCAGTCACCGATGACCGGATCGGGAACAGCCTCTTGGCGATACATCGAGTAGTAGGGTTCGGGTGGATCAAACGGCGGATGCGGCTTTGTAAAAGAACACCAGAGAAAGAATGGCACCGACGGATCGCGGCGAAAGTGTATGTAATTCATACATTGCTCGGCAATCCACGAGGTCAAGGTGAGCGCTTCCGGCACCGTGGCCATACCCGGGTAAAGCTCATTCTGGCCGAGGCCGTGCCGCATGGGCTGGAAGTCATTGCCCGAATGGCGCATCTCGCGGTAGTAGTCGTCGGGCAGGATCATCTCATCGAAACCGTGCCGCGCCCGCTCCGGCCCAAAGTGCATTTTGCCGATGGCGATCGTCTGATAGCCCAGTTCGCGCAGATACCACGGCAGCGTGCCTTCTCGACCCAGTATCTTCGAGGTGATGCCGTTGCCGCTCATGCCATGGGTAAACACCTGCTTGCCGGTCATGATGCCCATGCGCGAGGGCACGCAGACCGGATCATCCGAATAGCCGCTGGTGAACGTAATTCCTTCGTGGCGCAAGCGGTCGAAGTGCGGCGTGCGGAGAAAGGACGGACCCGCACCGCCGGAAGCATCATAGCGCTGCTGGTCGGTGGTGATGAGGAGGATGTTTGGTTGCGTTGCCGGCACGGCGACTTCTCCTTAGGGCCTGCCTACTGTCTTTCTAAGTGGTCTCTTCGACGCCAATGAGAACCGTTCGTGCTGAGTGCTGCGACAAGATCAGCACAGGCCTGTCGAAGCCTGAACGGTTTCAATTGCGAATCGCCGCTTCTGCACAAGAAACGTTCGCCCTGAGCCTGTCGAAGGGTGAACGTTTCTTGTCCAGACATCACCATGTAAACATACCCCTACACTTGCTGATACGCCTCGACCACGTTCTGCCATGCCAGAGCCGGATCGCCGCCCCAGTCGTAGAGCGTGCCGCCCGGCTCGCCGAGGAACGACCATACGGCGAGCATGTCCGCCCCCATCTCCGCCGCCGCCAGCAGGCTGCGCTTCACGTCGGGCTCTCTGTTCGGCGGAATCCAGATTGATTGCACCCAGATCTGGCAGGGCTTGTCGTATTTGTGAGACAAGTCAATGGCCTTCTGGGTGTTCTGAGTAAAGTACTCCCAGTCGCCGCCGTGGCGGTGGATCCAGTACGGGTCGGTGGAAAAGACGTCCACTTCGGGCACCGCGACAAAGGGCTCCCAATCGTCAACACCGTACCAGCCGGGACAGGAGGACGGGTGGTTTCCACTTTCGTCCAAGGGCATGAGACAAAGCACGTTCTCACCGCCGCCAACCTCCTTGCTGGCACGAATGAGTCTGGTCAGGAAGACCAGCAGGGAGTCTTGCCGAAACTGGCGCACATCGGCGTCGAGTTGAATTGGCATCGCCCGCCGGAAGCGCCGCGAAAAGCCTTCCTGGCAGGAGGAACAACGGCACGCCCACACGTTAGGAAAGTTGCTATCGCTGGAAAAGTGCGGCTCGTCCCAGAAGACACCGTCCGGCGCAAAGTGCGCGATGATCTCCCGCGCACGCTCCTCCATCCATGCGGCAAATTCCGGGTTGTTCGGACACGCCATGGCCTCGGCGGACCGGACGCCATTTGAGAAATACTGCGCGGCCGACGGGTTTTCCAGGAGATAGCGCGTCGACTGGATGTAGGAAGCAAACGCGCCAAAGCCGTGCCAGTTCAGATAGACCTTGAGACCCAACTCCCGTGCTTTCTCCACGATGCGTTCGCGGGCCGCCCGGAAGACGTACCAGTCGCTCTCGTTCAAGGTCATATTGATCGAGGTGCAGCCTGCGGCCTTGATCTCTTCCAGGTCTTGATCGTTGTGGTGCGGATACCACCCACCGGGATAGGCGACGTTCTTATCTACGACCATGTGCCGCTACTTTCCTTCTGTGCCAAATATAGTTCTCGTTGCGCGGGGAATGTACGTGTAGTTGGCTGTCAATCCGTCACTATCATGAAAACAGGCTATCATACCGTTCGCCCCCGTACCCGGTACGGGGCAGGCTCAGAGCCTGCCTGTCCTGAGCTTGTCGAAGGGTCGAAGAGTGAACGGCGGGAGGCGATTGACCGACTTCGCCACTCCTCTCTCCTTTCACGCTTCAACAAGCCTGTACTGGGCTTGCCGAAGTGCTCAGCACGAACGCGGGGGTTCAATTCTTATTCCCTTGAGCGGCCTGAGCAGGGCAGCGGTCACTCTCGCTTTCGCGGGAATCCATCTTATCCGCGTACCCTGGACTCCGGCTTCCGCCGGAGTGACGGATTCAGCTAGCGAATCTTGCCCCGCGCCCAGATCGGCCAGATGGCAACCACCTCGCCGTTGCGGTGCATTACGACTTCATCAAAGTTGTTCGTTGCGCCGCAGGCGTGATTAGGGATCACGGACACGCGTTCGCCGATCTCCGGCGTGCGTGCGCAGAGGCTTACGTCCACATGGCCGTGTTCCTCAGATTGCGCGAACATGCGGGCCTCCGGGTACTCGATGATGTGGCAGAACGTGCTGCGCGGATCGCCCACCTGCGGCATGTCGCTCGTAAAGGTCTTGGTGCCGCCGTCGAGAATGACGCGCTCCGGCGTCGGCTTGCTTACCACCGTGCAGATAAAGCGCTGAGCGCACTGTTCGTAGGTCATCACGCCGTTGCCAACAGTGTTGCGGTCGCCGTAGTTGAACGTCCCGACGCGCACCTCGGTTGCGTGAGGGATGCGATGCAGGTCGTGGAAGTCCACCGACCCGCCGCCGCTCACGATCTTAACCGGCATGCCATTGCGCTCGAAGTGCTCGCGCGCCGCGACTGTCTTATTTTGCTGCTCGGGCTTCGTGGACGGATACACCATCAGTCCGCGAAAGTGCACACCGGGCAGCTTATCGATGACTTTCGCGAGCGCCAGCGCGTCCTCTTGAGTCGGCACGCCCGTGCGCTCGAAATTGGGCATGGCAAGCTCGACAACGAGGTTTATGGGATGATTGGGATCGGCGTAGGCGGAAATGCCGCGGGCAGTGTATTCCGAATCGACGGTGAGAGTAATGTCCGTAAGCTGCGATACCGCCCGCAGGCGCTCGAGCTTCTGCGCGCCCATCACGTTGTAGCAAAGCATGATGTCGCCGGTGATGCCAGCCTCCACCATCACCTCGACCTCGCCCAGCTTCTGGCACGCAATGCCGGTGGCGCCGGCGTCGAGCTGCATCTTGGCGATGTAGGTGACTTTGTGGGTCTTGATGTGGGGGCGGTTATTCAGGCCGTGGGCGTCGCAGTACGCCTGCAGTTCATTGATGTTCGCCTGCAGCTTGTCCATGTCCACGACCATGGCCGGTGTATCGAGGTCATCGATCGTCAGGGGTTTGCCCCGGGTCGGAGCAGCCATTGCGCTCGTTGC is from Chloroflexota bacterium and encodes:
- a CDS encoding sulfatase-like hydrolase/transferase, coding for MPATQPNILLITTDQQRYDASGGAGPSFLRTPHFDRLRHEGITFTSGYSDDPVCVPSRMGIMTGKQVFTHGMSGNGITSKILGREGTLPWYLRELGYQTIAIGKMHFGPERARHGFDEMILPDDYYREMRHSGNDFQPMRHGLGQNELYPGMATVPEALTLTSWIAEQCMNYIHFRRDPSVPFFLWCSFTKPHPPFDPPEPYYSMYRQEAVPDPVIGDWRETEECPPAFAKQQKRRTYDLLSPEVIREARSAYYGLITQIDYNMARVYSALEDLALYHESLIVYTSDHGEFLGDHRAGAKSHFHEPSAHVPFAMRLPSSWDNRCHGTQVSSPVTHADILPTLLKAAGGEPPADTDGQDLVAVARGEHESPRKYLEGMNGPGPTGKDLHLGCVYLALTDGRWKYMYYPEGPAELLFDLEADPQEARNLAYERSAAAKKEELRDELVRRQRARGGKYLDDDDLPVRDAVHVPDADMRNQNQPGAHTEYWQIDVRH
- a CDS encoding alanine racemase — encoded protein: MVSYAYYVSTKSEGEANMTSAAQATSAMAAPTRGKPLTIDDLDTPAMVVDMDKLQANINELQAYCDAHGLNNRPHIKTHKVTYIAKMQLDAGATGIACQKLGEVEVMVEAGITGDIMLCYNVMGAQKLERLRAVSQLTDITLTVDSEYTARGISAYADPNHPINLVVELAMPNFERTGVPTQEDALALAKVIDKLPGVHFRGLMVYPSTKPEQQNKTVAAREHFERNGMPVKIVSGGGSVDFHDLHRIPHATEVRVGTFNYGDRNTVGNGVMTYEQCAQRFICTVVSKPTPERVILDGGTKTFTSDMPQVGDPRSTFCHIIEYPEARMFAQSEEHGHVDVSLCARTPEIGERVSVIPNHACGATNNFDEVVMHRNGEVVAIWPIWARGKIR